One genomic segment of Erinaceus europaeus chromosome 18, mEriEur2.1, whole genome shotgun sequence includes these proteins:
- the ZNF804A gene encoding zinc finger protein 804A isoform X1, whose product MECYYIVISSTHLSNGHFRNIKGVFRGPLSKNGNKTLDYAEKKNTIAKALEDLKANFYCELCDKQYYKHQEFDNHINSYDHAHKQRLKELKQREFARNVASKSRKDERKQEKALQRLHKLAELRKEAVSAPGSGPMFKSTTVTVKENCNEISQSVVVDSVNNKEDIKNTLIHSEENAKDVTTVAADIQSTNNYAAKNNQLGDQGQGIHRHKIGFSFAFPKKASVKLESSAAAFSEYNDDASVGKGFSRKSRFVPGACHLQLSPPTDVLLSSEEKANSFHPPEEMSTDKEMTQTEETKEFSKSSSEKDTLLPSFCQLQSPLYSDTDNCQNSVPLADQMPLGYIIINENTAVSGDSSELLGSKLTDLSMSKDCLSLQGTREENIKDKEAPTVDNENKNHGLEMSPSNPEEDKTTLHKKSDVHKRPCEPFVPILNKDGSTVLQWPSEMLIYTSSQPSISYSCNPLCFDFKSTKSNNNLDKNKISLSDLYSQQKTEDIYRRTVSDYKDSSLVVSSEYDTGVGKSEHIQVTPLLVNDTLSHSCDSGRNENTDQRHRYRSYRNRKTKKYYFTKTQIEQDTLDEKYNKIKLKDTYGECWFHKSRRKKKRRKLCQHHCGGKTKESQTHFKMETENSYTDTGQKNLLETVSERQSTVTEQLIESHQLPEKTPKSTSTYSSENEEMCKTLSMQLNGTINYKSNCKNSSFILNTQSSPTVIRSGKHNLTYSRTYCSWEAKMPTCRPVHRCLVLPNDVKCLGQNQAVKRGYNSMITESERVHHKRRQHSYYSSSDESLNQQNYFPEECLRPPHASVAPYKPKRKKRRKKSRFYNRLEGLDLKQSTDHSLKGRHALGHQDDFVSKDKKEEVKPQEITSVERDSQQTDQVGNKLISHPSSPLPSETSSETAHVLKGTASSELPEVPSEPATPVCGASIPTKEEIGNALNEHKERSENLVTGEKQIPFKVPAIERSVRQSQPKSYIYHYELTEALPQGKANESSAEWLSFNSGILSTQPPLPFKEAHVGGHTFVTTEQILTPLALPEQALLIPLENHDKFKNLTHEVYQHVLPPNMLANKVKFAFPPAALPVPTTPLQTLPFQQPLRSTSVTTIQHTVLQQHASAAVGTFKVLQPHQQFLSQVPALTRTSLPQISVGPVGPRLCPGNQPTFVPPPPHPQMPIIPASVLHPSHLAFPPLPHALFPSLLSPHPTVIPLQPLF is encoded by the exons agactcAAAGAACTGAAACAAAGAGAATTTGCTCGAAATGTAGCATCCAAATccaggaaagatgaaagaaaacaggaaaaggcACTTCAGCGCCTGCACAAGTTGGCTGAGCTAAGGAAAGAAGCTGTCAG TGCTCCTGGAAGTGGTCCCATGTTCAAGTCAACAACTGTTACTGTGAAGGAAAATTGCAATGAAATTTCCCAAAGTGTTGTTGTGGATTCAGTTAATAACAAAGAAGACATCAAAAACACTTTGATTCATAGTGAAGAGAATGCTAAAGATGTCACCACTGTTGCTGCAGATATACAAAGCACAAATAATTATGCTGCAAAAAATAACCAACTTGGAGATCAAGGCCAGGGAATTCACAGACACAAAATTGGCTTTTCTTTTGCATTTCCAAAGAAAGCATCAGTGAAGCTGGAGTCCTCAGCTGCTGCCTTCTCTGAATACAATGATGATGCCTCTGTGGGGAAAGGATTTAGCAGGAAAAGTAGGTTTGTTCCTGGTGCTTGTCATCTTCAACTATCTCCACCAACAGATGTGCTTTTGAGTTCAGAGGAGAAAGCTaactcttttcacccaccagagGAAATGAGTACTGACAAAGAAATGACTCAAACTGAAGAGACGAAAGAATTTTCTAAATCTTCTAGTGAAAAAGACACATTATTACCTTCATTTTGCCAGCTTCAAAGCCCTTTATACTCCGATACAGATAATTGCCAAAACTCTGTCCCATTAGCTGATCAAATGCCACTGggatatattattattaatgaaaatACAGCTGTGAGTGGAGACAGTTCTGAGTTACTAGGAAGTAAACTCACAGATCTCAGTATGTCTAAAGATTGTCTATCTTTGCAAGGTACCAGAGAAGAAAATATTAAGGATAAGGAAGCACCCACAGTTGACAATGAAAATAAGAATCATGGTCTGGAGATGTCCCCTTCAAATCCTGAAGAAGATAAAACAACTTTACATAAAAAATCAGATGTACACAAAAGACCCTGTGAGCCCTTTGTACCCATACTTAACAAAGATGGCTCCACTGTTCTTCAGTGGCCATCAGAAATGCTGATTTACACATCTTCTCAACCATCCATTTCCTACAGCTGTAACCCTCTCTGTTTTGATTTCAAATCTACTAAATCAAACAATAATCTAGATAAAAATAAGATATCCTTAAGTGATCTTTATTCTCAACAGAAAACAGAAGACATTTACAGAAGAACAGTTTCAGATTACAAAGATTCATCTCTTGTCGTATCCTCTGAGTATGATACTGGAGTTGGTAAAAGTGAACACATCCAAGTCACTCCTCTTCTGGTTAACGATACTCTCTCCCACAGTTGTGATTCTGGAAGAAATGAGAATACAGATCAGAGACATAGATACAGGTCCTATaggaacagaaaaacaaaaaaatactattttactAAAACTCAAATAGAGCAGGACACCCTAGAtgagaaatacaataaaataaagttgaagGATACTTATGGTGAATGTTGGTTCCATAaaagtagaagaaagaaaaaaagaagaaagttatgTCAGCATCATTGTGGGGGTAAAACCAAAGAATCACAAACTCACTTTAAAATGGAAACAGAAAATAGTTATACTGATACAGGTCAGAAAAATTTATTGGAAACAGTTTCAGAAAGGCAGTCTACAGTTACAGAACAATTAATAGAGTCACATCAGTTGCCCGAGAAAACGCCCAAATCAACATCAACGTACAGCAGTGAGAATGAAGAAATGTGTAAGACCTTGAGCATGCAACTCAATGGCACTATTAATTACAAAAGCAACTGTAAGAATAGCTCATTTATCTTAAACACACAATCTAGTCCAACAGTGATACGTTCTGGGAAACATAACTTAACATACTCCAGAACTTactgcagttgggaagccaaAATGCCCACTTGCAGACCAGTCCACCGATGCCTTGTTCTTCCAAATGATGTGAAATGCCTGGGTCAGAATCAAGCTGTTAAACGAGGTTATAATTCTATGATTACTGAATCAGAAAGAGTACATCATAAACGCAGACAACATTCATATTACTCTTCTTCGGATGAAAGTTTAAATCAGCAGAATTATTTCCCGGAAGAATGTCTGAGGCCACCACATGCTTCAGTTGCTCCCTATAagccaaaaaggaaaaagaggaggaaaaaaagcagGTTCTACAACAGGCTTGAAGGGTTGGATCTCAAACAGAGTACAGATCATTCTCTGAAAGGCAGGCACGCCTTGGGTCACCAAGATGACTTTGTAAGTAAAGACAAAAAAGAGGAAGTAAAGCCACAAGAAATTACATCTGTGGAACGGGATTCGCAGCAAACAGACCAAGTGGGAAACAAACTAATTTCTCACCCCAGCAGTCCCCTGCCTTCAGAAACCAGTAGTGAAACAGCACATGTATTAAAGGGGACTGCTTCTAGTGAGTTGCCAGAGGTTCCCAGTGAACCGGCCACACCTGTCTGTGGAGCTAGTATCCCAACAAAAGAAGAAATTGGCAATGCATTGAACGAACACAAAGAGAGAAGTGAGAATTTAGTTACTGGTGAAAAGCAAATTCCTTTCAAGGTGCCTGCTATTGAAAGAAGTGTTAGACAGTCGCAACCCAAGTCCTACATTTACCATTATGAACTGACAGAAGCCCTTCCCCAAGGAAAGGCAAATGAGTCATCAGCAGAGTGGCTGAGTTTTAATTCAGGAATCCTCAGCACACAACCACCATTACCATTCAAAGAAGCACACGTGGGTGGCCATACCTTTGTAACAACAGAACAAATCCTGACCCCATTGGCTTTGCCAGAACAAGCTTTATTGATCCCACTAGAAAATCATGACAAGTTCAAAAACCTAACACACGAGGTCTACCAGCACGTCCTACCACCGAACATGCTAGCCAACAAGGTCAAATTCGCCTTCCCTCCAGCtgccctccctgtccccaccacaCCTCTGCAGACTTTGCCTTTTCAGCAGCCCTTACGCTCTACCTCGGTCACCACCATCCAACACACGGTTTTGCAGCAGCACGCCTCTGCAGCAGTTGGGACATTCAAAGTGCTTCAACCACACCAACAGTTTCTGTCCCAAGTTCCAGCTCTCACCAGAACATCGTTACCTCAGATCTCGGTAGGGCCAGTAGGACCGAGACTTTGCCCTGGGAATCAGCCAActtttgttcctcctcctcctcatcctcagatgccAATCATCCCAGCTTCAGTCCTTCACCCAAGTCATCTAGCTTTTCCACCTTTGCCTCATGCGCTGTTTCCTTCACTGCTTTCCCCACACCCTACCGTCATCCCCCTACAGCCCCTCTTCTAG
- the ZNF804A gene encoding zinc finger protein 804A isoform X2: MFKSTTVTVKENCNEISQSVVVDSVNNKEDIKNTLIHSEENAKDVTTVAADIQSTNNYAAKNNQLGDQGQGIHRHKIGFSFAFPKKASVKLESSAAAFSEYNDDASVGKGFSRKSRFVPGACHLQLSPPTDVLLSSEEKANSFHPPEEMSTDKEMTQTEETKEFSKSSSEKDTLLPSFCQLQSPLYSDTDNCQNSVPLADQMPLGYIIINENTAVSGDSSELLGSKLTDLSMSKDCLSLQGTREENIKDKEAPTVDNENKNHGLEMSPSNPEEDKTTLHKKSDVHKRPCEPFVPILNKDGSTVLQWPSEMLIYTSSQPSISYSCNPLCFDFKSTKSNNNLDKNKISLSDLYSQQKTEDIYRRTVSDYKDSSLVVSSEYDTGVGKSEHIQVTPLLVNDTLSHSCDSGRNENTDQRHRYRSYRNRKTKKYYFTKTQIEQDTLDEKYNKIKLKDTYGECWFHKSRRKKKRRKLCQHHCGGKTKESQTHFKMETENSYTDTGQKNLLETVSERQSTVTEQLIESHQLPEKTPKSTSTYSSENEEMCKTLSMQLNGTINYKSNCKNSSFILNTQSSPTVIRSGKHNLTYSRTYCSWEAKMPTCRPVHRCLVLPNDVKCLGQNQAVKRGYNSMITESERVHHKRRQHSYYSSSDESLNQQNYFPEECLRPPHASVAPYKPKRKKRRKKSRFYNRLEGLDLKQSTDHSLKGRHALGHQDDFVSKDKKEEVKPQEITSVERDSQQTDQVGNKLISHPSSPLPSETSSETAHVLKGTASSELPEVPSEPATPVCGASIPTKEEIGNALNEHKERSENLVTGEKQIPFKVPAIERSVRQSQPKSYIYHYELTEALPQGKANESSAEWLSFNSGILSTQPPLPFKEAHVGGHTFVTTEQILTPLALPEQALLIPLENHDKFKNLTHEVYQHVLPPNMLANKVKFAFPPAALPVPTTPLQTLPFQQPLRSTSVTTIQHTVLQQHASAAVGTFKVLQPHQQFLSQVPALTRTSLPQISVGPVGPRLCPGNQPTFVPPPPHPQMPIIPASVLHPSHLAFPPLPHALFPSLLSPHPTVIPLQPLF, encoded by the coding sequence ATGTTCAAGTCAACAACTGTTACTGTGAAGGAAAATTGCAATGAAATTTCCCAAAGTGTTGTTGTGGATTCAGTTAATAACAAAGAAGACATCAAAAACACTTTGATTCATAGTGAAGAGAATGCTAAAGATGTCACCACTGTTGCTGCAGATATACAAAGCACAAATAATTATGCTGCAAAAAATAACCAACTTGGAGATCAAGGCCAGGGAATTCACAGACACAAAATTGGCTTTTCTTTTGCATTTCCAAAGAAAGCATCAGTGAAGCTGGAGTCCTCAGCTGCTGCCTTCTCTGAATACAATGATGATGCCTCTGTGGGGAAAGGATTTAGCAGGAAAAGTAGGTTTGTTCCTGGTGCTTGTCATCTTCAACTATCTCCACCAACAGATGTGCTTTTGAGTTCAGAGGAGAAAGCTaactcttttcacccaccagagGAAATGAGTACTGACAAAGAAATGACTCAAACTGAAGAGACGAAAGAATTTTCTAAATCTTCTAGTGAAAAAGACACATTATTACCTTCATTTTGCCAGCTTCAAAGCCCTTTATACTCCGATACAGATAATTGCCAAAACTCTGTCCCATTAGCTGATCAAATGCCACTGggatatattattattaatgaaaatACAGCTGTGAGTGGAGACAGTTCTGAGTTACTAGGAAGTAAACTCACAGATCTCAGTATGTCTAAAGATTGTCTATCTTTGCAAGGTACCAGAGAAGAAAATATTAAGGATAAGGAAGCACCCACAGTTGACAATGAAAATAAGAATCATGGTCTGGAGATGTCCCCTTCAAATCCTGAAGAAGATAAAACAACTTTACATAAAAAATCAGATGTACACAAAAGACCCTGTGAGCCCTTTGTACCCATACTTAACAAAGATGGCTCCACTGTTCTTCAGTGGCCATCAGAAATGCTGATTTACACATCTTCTCAACCATCCATTTCCTACAGCTGTAACCCTCTCTGTTTTGATTTCAAATCTACTAAATCAAACAATAATCTAGATAAAAATAAGATATCCTTAAGTGATCTTTATTCTCAACAGAAAACAGAAGACATTTACAGAAGAACAGTTTCAGATTACAAAGATTCATCTCTTGTCGTATCCTCTGAGTATGATACTGGAGTTGGTAAAAGTGAACACATCCAAGTCACTCCTCTTCTGGTTAACGATACTCTCTCCCACAGTTGTGATTCTGGAAGAAATGAGAATACAGATCAGAGACATAGATACAGGTCCTATaggaacagaaaaacaaaaaaatactattttactAAAACTCAAATAGAGCAGGACACCCTAGAtgagaaatacaataaaataaagttgaagGATACTTATGGTGAATGTTGGTTCCATAaaagtagaagaaagaaaaaaagaagaaagttatgTCAGCATCATTGTGGGGGTAAAACCAAAGAATCACAAACTCACTTTAAAATGGAAACAGAAAATAGTTATACTGATACAGGTCAGAAAAATTTATTGGAAACAGTTTCAGAAAGGCAGTCTACAGTTACAGAACAATTAATAGAGTCACATCAGTTGCCCGAGAAAACGCCCAAATCAACATCAACGTACAGCAGTGAGAATGAAGAAATGTGTAAGACCTTGAGCATGCAACTCAATGGCACTATTAATTACAAAAGCAACTGTAAGAATAGCTCATTTATCTTAAACACACAATCTAGTCCAACAGTGATACGTTCTGGGAAACATAACTTAACATACTCCAGAACTTactgcagttgggaagccaaAATGCCCACTTGCAGACCAGTCCACCGATGCCTTGTTCTTCCAAATGATGTGAAATGCCTGGGTCAGAATCAAGCTGTTAAACGAGGTTATAATTCTATGATTACTGAATCAGAAAGAGTACATCATAAACGCAGACAACATTCATATTACTCTTCTTCGGATGAAAGTTTAAATCAGCAGAATTATTTCCCGGAAGAATGTCTGAGGCCACCACATGCTTCAGTTGCTCCCTATAagccaaaaaggaaaaagaggaggaaaaaaagcagGTTCTACAACAGGCTTGAAGGGTTGGATCTCAAACAGAGTACAGATCATTCTCTGAAAGGCAGGCACGCCTTGGGTCACCAAGATGACTTTGTAAGTAAAGACAAAAAAGAGGAAGTAAAGCCACAAGAAATTACATCTGTGGAACGGGATTCGCAGCAAACAGACCAAGTGGGAAACAAACTAATTTCTCACCCCAGCAGTCCCCTGCCTTCAGAAACCAGTAGTGAAACAGCACATGTATTAAAGGGGACTGCTTCTAGTGAGTTGCCAGAGGTTCCCAGTGAACCGGCCACACCTGTCTGTGGAGCTAGTATCCCAACAAAAGAAGAAATTGGCAATGCATTGAACGAACACAAAGAGAGAAGTGAGAATTTAGTTACTGGTGAAAAGCAAATTCCTTTCAAGGTGCCTGCTATTGAAAGAAGTGTTAGACAGTCGCAACCCAAGTCCTACATTTACCATTATGAACTGACAGAAGCCCTTCCCCAAGGAAAGGCAAATGAGTCATCAGCAGAGTGGCTGAGTTTTAATTCAGGAATCCTCAGCACACAACCACCATTACCATTCAAAGAAGCACACGTGGGTGGCCATACCTTTGTAACAACAGAACAAATCCTGACCCCATTGGCTTTGCCAGAACAAGCTTTATTGATCCCACTAGAAAATCATGACAAGTTCAAAAACCTAACACACGAGGTCTACCAGCACGTCCTACCACCGAACATGCTAGCCAACAAGGTCAAATTCGCCTTCCCTCCAGCtgccctccctgtccccaccacaCCTCTGCAGACTTTGCCTTTTCAGCAGCCCTTACGCTCTACCTCGGTCACCACCATCCAACACACGGTTTTGCAGCAGCACGCCTCTGCAGCAGTTGGGACATTCAAAGTGCTTCAACCACACCAACAGTTTCTGTCCCAAGTTCCAGCTCTCACCAGAACATCGTTACCTCAGATCTCGGTAGGGCCAGTAGGACCGAGACTTTGCCCTGGGAATCAGCCAActtttgttcctcctcctcctcatcctcagatgccAATCATCCCAGCTTCAGTCCTTCACCCAAGTCATCTAGCTTTTCCACCTTTGCCTCATGCGCTGTTTCCTTCACTGCTTTCCCCACACCCTACCGTCATCCCCCTACAGCCCCTCTTCTAG